Proteins encoded by one window of Thermobaculum terrenum ATCC BAA-798:
- a CDS encoding AAA family ATPase, protein MKILKLHLTNIKSYDNTTIEFEPGTNSIHGENGAGKTTILEAIGWALFDFLPYSQDEFLREGAKYGTVSVTFVPPDGREYQVIRQIKKSPPWYVLDLETGYRVAEGSADVKEWLKKVMGLQDEMDLGEIFENAVGVPQGALYAPFLMTSSKRKDTFNAMLHLEEYKTAFDNLRETDRYIQDQLLALGNRQETLKVFRDRIPELEEKIHGLANENNRIDDELRACENDLASVREIKRQLEQKQKQIEALEGEHRRHEERINSLRDHLAKARQDLERSKQARDILLRTREGHLAYERAVQERRELEPQLETYRQLCQNLQLRQSDRNHLNAEIKEKQAELNNALSAQEILPRLQSKVDELRKIQKEHQQLTIEVSQLRALETRHADITQKLSSLDAELKSCKQTIQVIEQKRPLAEKLPALRKEYDSVQSQLSAAEGAKEKLNDLRKKYSSIEKEIVTLSAEITKLESEISSIELLQKESANLLQLRNRKNLLQERQKEMEIKISKLEQRLELDVPYCPLNRDDCLHIQQGERSCDLLSQQIQEAKSELETIIQDLQSTEQSIQHAEAAQAKLFEAEKAKAAYDPKLYNLQIRQQEKATLEKDLRELINQVEQIPSLQSSFEHIKSEVEAAEQADKEFHKLPVIEEKISNLTRQIEELREEQKQITEQIKDLSSKKQLVDKLEKRLQDKDTFEEKLTKAKLLVEHLPETRASLESLKRDLQNLEKVIEQLNSQIDDMRHLEQSDKELQAIIHKYEPEHKQYISNEQLAMQLEEKDAQVSKLQSEIDGTVKQLEEINAQLEKATKTWNRQDLEDAELKIEKLNADISSLRTQKANNLKQISNLEQELSDYQEKSREYDRAQQDIQKFEKIKQILQHIRNTIKSAQEPIAKSLIYGISLEARNIFCEIMGDHSQRLEWTDDYEIRLERGSERLTFQQMSGGEQMSAALAVRLALLKRLSEINIAFLDEPTQNMDTTRRMNLADQVVSLKGFEQLFVISHDDTFEQKMDRAIIVSKRHGISQVTYS, encoded by the coding sequence ATGAAGATACTTAAGCTGCACCTAACAAACATAAAAAGCTACGACAACACCACCATTGAGTTTGAGCCCGGCACAAACTCCATACACGGCGAGAATGGCGCTGGCAAGACTACTATCCTTGAGGCTATCGGGTGGGCACTGTTTGACTTCCTACCCTATAGCCAAGATGAATTCCTACGGGAAGGTGCTAAATATGGCACTGTCTCCGTCACGTTTGTACCTCCCGATGGCAGAGAGTACCAGGTAATAAGACAAATCAAGAAGTCTCCTCCATGGTACGTATTAGATCTGGAAACTGGTTATCGCGTAGCAGAAGGCAGTGCTGACGTCAAGGAATGGCTCAAGAAGGTTATGGGACTACAAGATGAGATGGATCTAGGGGAGATATTCGAGAACGCAGTGGGTGTTCCCCAAGGGGCGTTATACGCACCGTTCCTTATGACCTCAAGCAAGCGCAAAGATACTTTTAATGCCATGCTTCATCTGGAAGAATACAAGACTGCTTTCGATAACCTCAGGGAGACCGATAGATACATCCAAGATCAGCTGCTAGCCCTGGGGAATCGGCAGGAAACCCTCAAGGTCTTCAGAGACAGGATCCCTGAGCTCGAGGAAAAGATACATGGACTTGCAAACGAAAATAACAGAATAGATGATGAGCTAAGAGCATGCGAGAATGATCTGGCATCTGTACGCGAGATCAAGCGGCAACTGGAACAAAAACAAAAACAAATCGAAGCTCTTGAAGGCGAACATAGACGACACGAGGAGCGCATTAATAGCTTGCGGGATCATCTAGCCAAAGCCCGGCAAGATTTGGAGCGAAGCAAACAGGCGCGGGATATCCTGTTGAGAACACGCGAAGGGCACTTGGCATACGAGAGAGCCGTGCAGGAGAGAAGAGAGCTCGAGCCGCAGCTCGAAACCTACCGACAACTTTGCCAAAACCTACAACTTCGTCAATCCGACAGAAATCATCTCAATGCTGAGATAAAGGAAAAGCAAGCAGAGCTAAACAATGCTCTCAGCGCTCAGGAAATATTGCCGCGTCTACAGTCAAAGGTAGATGAGCTTAGGAAGATTCAAAAAGAGCATCAGCAACTCACCATTGAGGTAAGCCAGCTTAGGGCGCTAGAGACAAGACATGCAGATATTACTCAAAAGCTTTCCTCTTTAGATGCAGAACTCAAGAGTTGTAAACAGACTATTCAAGTCATCGAGCAAAAGCGCCCGCTAGCCGAGAAGCTTCCGGCGCTGAGAAAAGAGTATGATAGCGTTCAGAGCCAGCTATCAGCAGCTGAAGGAGCCAAAGAGAAGCTAAATGACCTCAGAAAGAAATACTCCAGTATAGAAAAGGAAATCGTCACTCTTAGTGCAGAAATCACCAAGTTGGAATCAGAAATCTCCTCCATAGAATTGCTGCAAAAGGAGTCAGCAAACCTGCTCCAACTACGTAACCGTAAAAACCTGCTGCAAGAGCGCCAGAAAGAGATGGAGATAAAGATATCCAAGCTTGAGCAGAGGCTAGAGTTAGATGTACCCTACTGCCCACTCAACAGGGATGACTGCCTGCATATACAGCAGGGAGAAAGAAGCTGCGACTTGCTCTCACAGCAAATTCAAGAGGCTAAATCTGAGCTTGAAACCATAATCCAGGATCTGCAAAGCACGGAGCAATCGATTCAGCACGCGGAAGCAGCGCAAGCCAAGCTATTTGAGGCTGAGAAAGCTAAAGCCGCCTATGATCCTAAGCTGTATAACCTGCAAATCAGGCAGCAAGAGAAAGCGACTCTGGAGAAGGATCTAAGGGAGCTAATCAATCAGGTGGAACAGATACCTAGCCTCCAGAGCAGCTTCGAGCACATTAAGTCCGAGGTCGAAGCTGCAGAGCAGGCGGATAAAGAATTCCACAAACTACCTGTTATAGAGGAGAAGATTTCTAATCTCACAAGACAAATAGAAGAGCTGAGGGAAGAACAAAAGCAGATCACAGAGCAGATCAAAGATCTGTCTTCTAAGAAACAGCTCGTTGACAAACTGGAAAAGCGGCTTCAAGACAAAGACACTTTTGAAGAGAAGCTAACAAAGGCCAAATTATTGGTCGAACATTTACCTGAAACTCGTGCATCACTGGAAAGCCTGAAAAGAGATCTGCAAAACCTGGAGAAAGTTATAGAACAACTTAATTCGCAGATCGATGATATGAGGCACTTAGAGCAAAGCGACAAGGAGCTTCAAGCGATCATCCACAAGTATGAACCAGAGCACAAGCAGTACATATCAAACGAGCAGCTTGCTATGCAGCTTGAAGAGAAAGATGCTCAGGTTAGCAAGCTGCAAAGCGAGATAGATGGCACAGTAAAGCAGCTTGAAGAAATCAATGCCCAGCTTGAGAAGGCTACAAAGACCTGGAACAGACAGGATCTCGAGGACGCGGAGTTGAAGATAGAAAAGCTCAATGCCGATATATCAAGCCTTAGGACTCAAAAGGCTAACAACCTCAAACAGATTTCTAACCTTGAACAGGAACTGTCTGATTATCAGGAGAAGAGCAGAGAGTACGATAGAGCTCAACAAGATATACAGAAGTTCGAAAAGATAAAGCAGATACTACAGCATATTCGAAATACTATCAAATCTGCACAGGAACCCATAGCTAAGTCTCTGATATACGGCATATCGCTTGAAGCTCGCAATATATTCTGCGAGATTATGGGAGATCACTCTCAGAGGCTGGAGTGGACAGACGACTATGAGATCAGATTGGAGAGGGGCTCGGAGAGGTTGACCTTCCAGCAGATGTCTGGTGGAGAGCAGATGAGCGCGGCACTAGCCGTCAGACTTGCGCTTCTCAAGAGGCTCTCAGAGATTAATATTGCATTTCTGGATGAACCCACCCAGAACATGGACACCACCCGCAGGATGAACCTCGCAGATCAGGTGGTAAGCCTCAAAGGCTTTGAACAGCTCTTTGTTATCTCTCATGATGACACCTTTGAGCAGAAGATGGACAGAGCCATCATCGTAAGCAAGCGACATGGAATCAGCCAGGTGACCTATTCGTAG
- a CDS encoding DNA double-strand break repair nuclease NurA — translation MLHSTKIAKALEEKIQQFRDYDVGIRDEMSVYSNAFDKLETLTYSEILDLVELPAGALPSREWKENRSLIYRFDQEFHNHEEARAYASQILFDRTTFSVDGSQIQPVPDISIPVAAVQVGWFENPHNPSKNYVKDIKIDILPPEDIFIDRNGVSVFSDQTVSQRRFQLEIEVLCDWMEKVEGMQPTPIAFLDGSLILSFTERLDQAQREIYLKLILHLLETSYRTKIPVVGYVSESRARDLMTLLAQIEKIKHKPHTLSDAMILYNRMRWGDRTPVWICNRHGILTDYRDKSTDTYWGDQICFFYLKTSEQNVPSRVEIPRWVVEEGMTEEVAQIVRAETIVGNGYPYVIETADALAVLSSEDRIRFYQIFESFADKNNIKLRIASKIQSKMRRRQ, via the coding sequence ATGCTTCATTCCACCAAGATAGCTAAAGCGCTCGAAGAGAAGATTCAACAATTCAGAGACTACGATGTCGGCATTCGCGATGAGATGTCCGTCTATAGCAACGCATTTGATAAGCTTGAGACACTCACATACAGCGAGATCCTAGACTTGGTGGAATTACCAGCAGGGGCCTTGCCCTCCAGAGAGTGGAAGGAGAACAGAAGTCTTATTTATCGCTTCGATCAGGAATTCCACAACCACGAAGAGGCCAGGGCATACGCATCGCAAATACTATTCGACAGAACAACGTTCTCAGTCGATGGGAGTCAGATTCAGCCTGTACCCGATATTTCCATCCCTGTAGCTGCGGTGCAGGTCGGATGGTTTGAGAACCCTCATAACCCATCCAAGAATTATGTTAAAGACATCAAGATAGATATTCTGCCCCCAGAAGACATATTCATAGATCGCAATGGTGTCTCCGTTTTCTCTGATCAAACAGTCAGTCAGCGGAGGTTTCAGCTGGAGATCGAAGTACTTTGTGACTGGATGGAAAAAGTAGAGGGTATGCAACCCACACCAATAGCCTTCCTTGATGGCTCGCTTATCCTCTCCTTTACTGAGAGGCTGGATCAAGCACAGAGGGAAATATACCTAAAGCTTATCTTACATCTATTGGAAACTTCATACAGAACCAAGATACCAGTAGTAGGATACGTATCTGAAAGCCGAGCTAGAGATCTTATGACGTTGCTAGCTCAGATCGAGAAGATAAAACACAAGCCACACACTTTGAGCGATGCTATGATCCTGTATAACAGGATGCGATGGGGAGACAGAACTCCCGTCTGGATTTGCAATCGGCACGGAATCTTGACAGATTATAGAGATAAGAGCACTGATACCTACTGGGGAGATCAAATCTGCTTTTTCTACCTCAAGACATCCGAGCAGAACGTACCATCAAGGGTAGAGATTCCGAGATGGGTAGTAGAGGAAGGTATGACAGAAGAAGTAGCTCAGATAGTAAGAGCAGAGACTATAGTCGGGAACGGCTATCCCTATGTCATAGAAACCGCTGATGCACTTGCAGTGCTCAGCAGCGAAGATAGGATCAGGTTCTACCAGATCTTTGAATCTTTCGCTGATAAAAATAACATCAAACTGAGGATAGCTAGCAAGATCCAGAGCAAGATGAGAAGAAGGCAATGA